One genomic segment of uncultured Desulfobacter sp. includes these proteins:
- the pstB gene encoding phosphate ABC transporter ATP-binding protein PstB, with product MEALKEIDANETYENDLPADIALDCKAERIYYGDFLAVRDSHVPIKRNQITGFIGPSGCGKSTVLKSINRMNDLIRGFRFVGDIRFHGVNIYAGNIDPVSVRRNIGMVFQQPNPFSMSIFDNVAFGLRLNRYKGNMQEKVEKALRSAALWNEVKDKLKNNGLSLSGGQQQRLCIARAIATEPRVLLMDEPCSALDPIATRQIEELMVDLKKQFTVAIVTHNMQQAMRVADQTAFFAVDISKGGRTGYLVEMGPTKELFENPQEELTKEYLQGEFS from the coding sequence ATGGAAGCATTAAAAGAAATAGATGCAAACGAAACCTATGAAAACGACCTGCCGGCCGATATTGCATTGGATTGTAAAGCCGAACGAATTTATTACGGAGATTTCCTTGCTGTCCGGGACAGCCACGTACCCATCAAAAGAAATCAGATCACTGGCTTTATCGGGCCTTCCGGCTGTGGTAAAAGTACGGTGCTTAAAAGTATCAACCGCATGAATGACCTGATCCGGGGGTTCCGGTTTGTGGGGGATATCCGTTTCCACGGAGTCAATATCTATGCCGGCAATATCGACCCTGTATCGGTTCGTCGCAACATCGGTATGGTGTTCCAGCAGCCCAACCCGTTCTCAATGTCCATCTTTGACAACGTGGCCTTTGGTCTGCGCTTGAACCGGTATAAAGGAAATATGCAAGAAAAAGTTGAAAAGGCCCTTAGAAGTGCAGCCCTGTGGAACGAGGTAAAGGACAAACTTAAAAACAACGGGCTGTCCCTTTCCGGCGGGCAGCAGCAACGTTTGTGCATTGCAAGAGCCATTGCCACGGAACCCCGTGTGCTTCTTATGGACGAACCCTGCTCCGCACTGGACCCCATTGCCACCCGCCAGATCGAAGAGCTGATGGTGGACCTGAAAAAACAGTTTACCGTTGCCATCGTAACCCACAACATGCAGCAGGCAATGCGTGTGGCCGACCAAACGGCTTTCTTTGCCGTGGACATCTCCAAGGGCGGCCGTACCGGCTATCTTGTTGAAATGGGCCCCACCAAAGAACTGTTTGAAAATCCCCAGGAGGAATTAACCAAAGAATACCTGCAGGGCGAGTTCTCCTGA
- a CDS encoding AAA family ATPase encodes MKLIACYSNKGGVGKTAASVNLAYASALSGNRTLLCDLDPQGASGFYFRVKPSEKLKSNTFFEGKKKFANAIRESDFKNLDLLPANMSFRDFDIFLSRMKKSRSRLNKALEPVDGEYDIVLLDCPPNISLLSENVFKVADRIVVPVIPTTLSQRSLEQLYAFFKKQGYKSSKIFPFFSMVQQSKSLHLEIMEEIRAGNEQVLNTWIPFSTHIERMGVHRAPALSYAGKEKAVAAYSQLWQEVQKGNSVE; translated from the coding sequence GTGAAACTTATAGCTTGTTATTCCAACAAAGGCGGTGTGGGAAAAACCGCAGCCTCGGTCAACCTGGCATATGCCAGTGCGTTAAGCGGCAACCGGACACTTTTGTGCGACCTTGATCCCCAGGGGGCCTCAGGGTTTTATTTTCGTGTGAAGCCGTCCGAAAAACTGAAAAGTAATACCTTTTTTGAAGGTAAGAAAAAATTTGCAAATGCCATCAGGGAAAGTGATTTTAAAAATCTGGACCTTTTGCCGGCTAACATGAGTTTCAGGGATTTTGATATTTTTCTGTCACGTATGAAAAAAAGCCGCTCCAGGCTGAACAAGGCCTTGGAACCGGTTGATGGCGAATATGATATTGTTCTTTTGGACTGTCCCCCCAATATTTCTCTGCTTTCGGAAAATGTTTTCAAAGTCGCCGACCGTATTGTGGTACCGGTGATCCCCACCACCCTGTCCCAAAGAAGCCTTGAACAGCTGTATGCGTTTTTTAAAAAACAGGGCTATAAATCCTCCAAGATTTTTCCGTTTTTTTCCATGGTCCAGCAGAGTAAATCCCTGCACCTTGAAATCATGGAAGAGATTCGGGCCGGAAATGAACAGGTGCTGAACACCTGGATACCTTTTTCCACACATATCGAGCGCATGGGCGTCCACAGGGCCCCGGCCTTGTCCTACGCCGGAAAAGAAAAGGCTGTGGCAGCTTATTCACAATTGTGGCAGGAAGTTCAGAAAGGGAACAGTGTAGAATGA
- the pstA gene encoding phosphate ABC transporter permease PstA codes for MNRDGLQLPQLERQPMEPRALKSIVLSVITIVCAVTACIPLFSVLIMLLYRGGKRITFELFYSLPPGAFDAPGVGGFGNAILGTAFMVGIAGLISVPFGILAAIYLAELDPHSKVSEIARFCAKTMTGLPSIIAGVFAYAIVVIVMGHYSAWAGGIALSLLMIPTVMLTAEEAIKMAPNPMREAAYGMGCTPAQSLVKVILPVAMPGIITGVVLAVARAAGETAPLLFTALFSESWLSPNDPTASLAVLIYNWSSSPYENLIELAWAASLILVLLVFVLNIVSRSIGGKIKL; via the coding sequence CGTCAACCCATGGAGCCAAGAGCGCTTAAGTCCATCGTTTTAAGCGTCATCACCATTGTCTGTGCAGTCACAGCCTGCATCCCTTTATTCTCGGTGCTTATCATGCTGTTGTACCGTGGCGGAAAACGAATAACCTTTGAGCTGTTTTACTCCCTGCCGCCGGGTGCATTTGACGCCCCGGGTGTCGGCGGTTTCGGCAATGCCATCCTGGGCACCGCTTTTATGGTGGGTATTGCCGGTTTAATCAGTGTCCCTTTTGGCATTCTGGCAGCGATTTATCTGGCAGAACTTGACCCCCACAGCAAAGTTTCCGAAATTGCCAGATTCTGCGCAAAAACCATGACTGGTCTGCCGTCTATCATTGCGGGCGTTTTTGCCTACGCCATTGTTGTCATTGTCATGGGGCACTATTCTGCGTGGGCCGGGGGCATTGCCCTTTCCCTGCTGATGATTCCGACAGTCATGCTCACGGCCGAAGAAGCCATTAAAATGGCACCCAACCCCATGCGGGAAGCGGCCTACGGCATGGGATGCACCCCGGCTCAAAGCCTGGTCAAGGTCATTTTACCTGTTGCCATGCCAGGCATTATAACAGGTGTTGTCCTTGCCGTGGCCAGGGCTGCAGGCGAAACGGCACCCTTGCTGTTCACCGCCCTTTTTTCCGAAAGCTGGCTTTCCCCCAACGACCCCACGGCATCTTTGGCCGTACTGATCTACAACTGGTCATCCAGCCCCTATGAAAATCTTATTGAACTGGCCTGGGCCGCATCGCTGATCCTCGTTTTACTGGTATTTGTCCTCAACATTGTCAGCCGCAGCATCGGTGGTAAAATAAAACTATAG
- the fliJ gene encoding flagellar export protein FliJ — protein MKKFQFRLQSLLKYKRHLEQVAKQEMAKAVADVLACEQRITEFQKDRVSATDQLESQVEKGMGAGQFNRYTEFITALDQMIILEQNKKNELEKILSDKRDALKQRTIEKKSLERLREKQAREYIQEMIREEQKGLDEIASLKTAREVNNDRI, from the coding sequence ATGAAAAAATTTCAGTTCAGACTGCAAAGCCTTTTAAAGTATAAACGCCATCTTGAACAGGTGGCCAAACAGGAAATGGCCAAAGCTGTGGCTGATGTGCTGGCCTGTGAACAGCGTATCACAGAGTTCCAAAAAGACAGGGTATCGGCCACGGACCAGCTTGAATCCCAGGTGGAAAAAGGTATGGGGGCAGGTCAGTTTAACCGGTACACAGAATTTATTACTGCCCTTGACCAGATGATCATACTTGAACAAAACAAAAAAAACGAACTTGAAAAAATTTTGAGCGATAAGCGGGATGCCCTTAAACAAAGAACCATTGAGAAGAAATCACTGGAGCGGCTGCGGGAAAAACAAGCCCGGGAATATATCCAAGAAATGATCCGGGAAGAGCAGAAGGGCCTGGATGAAATTGCATCCTTGAAAACGGCCCGGGAGGTGAACAATGATCGCATTTAA
- a CDS encoding FliI/YscN family ATPase — MSDFFKKVNFSVYADAVEKVRTVTPEGRVSQVIGLIVEGDSLGLGVGGVCRIINDHGVAVMAEVVGFRQEKALFMPFGDIRGISMGSRIVPVASSPMVPVGDDMLGRVLDGMGNPIDNKGPISGSTSYSLYGKPLGPLERKMIKEPLDVGIGAINSMITLGRGQRIAIMAGSGVGKSVLMGMMTKHTNADVVVIGLIGERGREVKDFVEETLGEEGLKRAVLVAATSDSPPLTRMRGAYLATTIAEYFRDQGKDVLLMLDSITRFAMSSRDVGLAAGEPPTTRGYTPSFFVQIPILLERPGVLESGGSITGIYTVLVEGDDMNDPVGDTVRSITDGHIVLSRDLANRGHYPAIDVMASVSRVMRDVSKPDHMAMRDKAVNIMAAYQNAEDMITIGAYVDGSNPDVDQAKKLMPGINRILRQNIDQKMDMRASVAGLKRALGIKDSPAERKRNPA; from the coding sequence ATGAGCGATTTTTTTAAAAAAGTGAATTTTTCCGTTTATGCAGATGCTGTGGAAAAAGTCAGGACCGTGACGCCCGAAGGTCGGGTGTCCCAGGTGATCGGACTGATTGTCGAAGGAGACAGTCTAGGCCTTGGCGTGGGCGGAGTGTGTCGCATTATCAATGACCATGGGGTGGCCGTGATGGCTGAAGTGGTGGGCTTCCGGCAGGAAAAAGCGTTGTTTATGCCCTTTGGTGACATCAGGGGAATCAGTATGGGAAGCCGGATTGTGCCGGTTGCCTCTTCTCCCATGGTGCCGGTGGGCGATGACATGCTTGGGCGCGTACTGGACGGCATGGGAAATCCCATTGACAATAAGGGGCCGATTTCAGGTTCAACGTCTTATTCTCTGTATGGAAAGCCCCTGGGGCCCCTGGAACGGAAAATGATCAAAGAGCCCCTTGATGTCGGCATCGGGGCCATAAACTCCATGATTACCTTGGGCCGGGGACAACGGATCGCCATCATGGCCGGTTCCGGCGTGGGAAAAAGTGTGCTCATGGGCATGATGACCAAACATACCAACGCGGATGTGGTGGTGATCGGGCTAATTGGGGAGCGGGGTCGGGAGGTCAAGGATTTTGTGGAGGAAACCCTGGGAGAGGAAGGGCTCAAACGGGCTGTCCTCGTGGCCGCCACATCGGATTCCCCGCCGTTGACCCGTATGCGGGGTGCCTATCTGGCCACCACCATTGCCGAGTACTTCAGGGATCAGGGAAAGGACGTGCTGCTTATGCTGGATTCCATTACCCGGTTTGCCATGTCCTCCAGGGATGTGGGTTTGGCTGCGGGCGAGCCACCGACGACCAGAGGATATACGCCTTCATTTTTTGTTCAGATTCCCATTCTTCTCGAACGTCCCGGCGTCCTTGAAAGCGGTGGTTCAATCACCGGGATTTATACGGTTCTGGTGGAAGGCGATGATATGAACGACCCGGTGGGGGATACGGTACGTTCCATAACGGACGGACATATTGTCCTATCCAGGGATCTTGCCAATCGTGGGCACTACCCGGCTATTGATGTCATGGCCAGTGTCTCCAGGGTCATGCGGGATGTCAGCAAACCCGACCACATGGCCATGCGTGATAAAGCCGTTAATATCATGGCGGCATATCAAAATGCAGAGGACATGATCACCATCGGTGCTTATGTGGACGGTTCAAACCCTGATGTAGATCAAGCCAAAAAATTGATGCCCGGTATCAACCGAATACTGCGTCAGAATATTGACCAAAAAATGGATATGCGGGCCAGTGTAGCGGGCCTGAAAAGGGCGTTGGGAATTAAAGATTCGCCGGCTGAACGCAAAAGGAACCCGGCCTAA
- a CDS encoding exopolyphosphatase, whose product MTKYAAIDIGSNAVRLLLAMVSEEEFGLRVKKISWIRMPIRLGEDAFLQRTISDERACKLTKTMDGFAKLIHAYQPVAFKACATSAMRTARNGRQVCRRIREQTGIDIEIINGRQEARYLFQNRHKIMTSSEKAALFVDVGGGSTEITLFCDGRVQASRSFNLGTIRLLNNRERQQDWDLMKSWLKATTRGHKTVEAIGSGGNINKLFKLAKGRPGTWVTRKKIKKIRDELTDYGVEERMRRFNLKPDRADVIIPGARIYIKAMAWGRCKKVHVPMQGLADGIIRVLHDQMMQAQSMETQVHAPAIEPLQDEAVAITTMG is encoded by the coding sequence ATGACAAAATACGCAGCCATCGACATCGGTTCAAATGCCGTCCGCCTGCTTTTGGCCATGGTATCGGAAGAAGAGTTCGGACTTCGGGTAAAAAAAATCTCCTGGATTCGCATGCCCATCCGCCTGGGTGAAGATGCCTTTTTACAGCGCACGATCTCGGATGAACGGGCCTGCAAACTGACAAAAACCATGGACGGTTTTGCAAAGCTTATTCATGCGTACCAGCCTGTGGCGTTCAAGGCCTGTGCCACTTCGGCCATGAGGACTGCCCGGAACGGCCGCCAGGTATGCCGAAGAATCAGGGAACAGACCGGTATAGATATTGAAATTATTAACGGCAGACAGGAAGCCCGGTATCTTTTCCAAAACCGCCACAAAATAATGACCTCATCGGAAAAAGCAGCGTTGTTTGTGGATGTGGGTGGCGGTAGCACGGAAATTACGTTGTTCTGTGACGGCAGGGTCCAGGCCAGTCGTTCCTTTAACCTTGGCACCATCCGCCTGCTCAACAACCGGGAGCGGCAGCAGGACTGGGATCTTATGAAATCCTGGCTAAAAGCAACTACCCGGGGACACAAGACTGTGGAGGCCATTGGCAGCGGCGGAAACATTAACAAGCTGTTTAAGCTGGCCAAGGGCCGTCCCGGGACATGGGTGACACGAAAAAAAATAAAAAAAATCCGGGATGAACTGACTGATTATGGGGTGGAAGAACGGATGAGACGCTTTAACTTAAAACCAGACCGGGCAGACGTCATTATTCCGGGTGCACGGATATATATTAAAGCCATGGCCTGGGGTCGGTGCAAAAAAGTTCATGTCCCCATGCAGGGGCTTGCCGACGGCATAATCCGGGTTCTACACGACCAGATGATGCAGGCGCAGTCCATGGAAACACAAGTGCACGCGCCTGCAATTGAACCGTTACAGGATGAAGCCGTCGCTATAACAACCATGGGCTGA
- a CDS encoding CYTH domain-containing protein, translating into MKEIERKFLLPKMPEIDLQSTTCIRQGYISQSRDSVEIRLRRKGDTFFMTFKRGQGLVRDEAEIRIDEADFNHLWPLTQGRQVEKQRSQAILENGLTAEIDEFSGALAGLLLCEVEFDDQAQAIAFVPPQWFGADVTEDGRYKNKSLAENGIPEN; encoded by the coding sequence ATGAAAGAGATAGAACGAAAATTTTTGCTGCCAAAGATGCCGGAAATTGATTTGCAGTCCACCACCTGTATCCGTCAAGGCTATATTTCCCAATCCCGGGACTCTGTTGAAATTAGACTTCGCCGGAAAGGCGATACATTTTTCATGACCTTTAAACGGGGCCAGGGCCTTGTCCGGGATGAAGCGGAGATCAGGATTGATGAAGCGGATTTCAATCACCTGTGGCCGTTGACCCAGGGGCGGCAGGTGGAAAAACAACGGTCCCAAGCCATCCTTGAAAACGGTCTCACCGCCGAAATTGATGAATTTTCAGGTGCGCTTGCCGGCCTTTTATTATGTGAAGTGGAATTCGATGACCAAGCCCAGGCTATCGCCTTTGTTCCGCCCCAATGGTTTGGGGCGGATGTGACCGAAGACGGCCGGTATAAAAATAAAAGCCTTGCCGAAAACGGGATTCCCGAAAATTAA
- a CDS encoding FliH/SctL family protein, whose amino-acid sequence MSLSDQEEHKNQEAFLQDDGFKAIDVGSLDNFDEEVSLKRPDTEPDFDRFKLLFDPLEVEREEGGFEAVYKVTKQLKEELFEPLIQGADVNTDEPVTKEDVTGPLEKARDADEPEEKPNPEKQGFAAGYEQGMAQGLEKGQAAGHAKGYDEGLEKGREEGFKQGETDGFAKGEAEGFEKGMEEGRDAGKQEIVQEMSQILDPFRQALGTADQMLEDMLTRYETQLVELVCQIAGKVVMAKLDADDTVIKNTILDALSQLASPEQITLSVAEEDYEYVEMIKETFFDSVRSLTNITVNTDAMIPKGGCRIESAGATIATDPESKLKAVYDAIAQAET is encoded by the coding sequence ATGTCCTTGTCTGATCAAGAAGAACATAAAAATCAAGAGGCTTTCTTACAAGATGATGGATTCAAAGCCATTGATGTGGGCTCCCTTGACAATTTTGATGAAGAGGTATCACTGAAGAGGCCGGATACCGAGCCTGATTTTGACCGGTTTAAGCTGTTGTTTGATCCCTTGGAAGTTGAAAGGGAGGAAGGCGGGTTTGAGGCCGTTTATAAAGTTACCAAACAGCTTAAAGAGGAATTGTTTGAGCCTTTGATCCAGGGCGCGGATGTGAATACGGATGAACCCGTTACAAAAGAGGATGTCACCGGTCCTTTAGAGAAAGCCCGGGATGCGGATGAACCGGAAGAGAAACCCAATCCGGAAAAACAAGGATTTGCCGCAGGCTATGAGCAGGGTATGGCCCAGGGGCTTGAAAAAGGGCAGGCCGCCGGCCATGCCAAAGGTTATGATGAGGGGCTTGAGAAAGGCCGGGAAGAGGGGTTTAAACAGGGCGAGACCGACGGATTTGCCAAAGGCGAGGCCGAAGGCTTTGAAAAGGGGATGGAAGAGGGGCGTGATGCCGGAAAACAGGAAATTGTTCAGGAAATGTCGCAAATTTTGGACCCTTTCCGGCAGGCACTGGGGACCGCAGACCAGATGCTGGAAGACATGCTGACGCGATATGAAACCCAGTTGGTTGAACTTGTCTGTCAGATTGCCGGGAAAGTGGTGATGGCCAAACTGGACGCGGATGATACTGTGATCAAGAATACAATCCTGGATGCCTTGTCCCAGCTTGCCTCTCCAGAACAAATTACCCTGAGTGTGGCCGAAGAAGATTATGAATATGTGGAGATGATTAAAGAGACCTTTTTTGACTCTGTACGCTCTTTGACGAATATTACAGTGAATACGGACGCCATGATTCCCAAGGGGGGATGTCGTATTGAAAGTGCCGGTGCCACCATTGCCACAGATCCTGAATCCAAGCTTAAAGCGGTTTATGACGCCATTGCCCAGGCGGAGACCTAA
- the ppk1 gene encoding polyphosphate kinase 1: MSLDEQKNLIESQPTQAEKQIATAFDLNASEWFLNRELTWLEFNRRVLHEGQDSRNPLLERVFFLSVVGSNLDEFFMKRIGGLKQLVGAGVKKLTVDGRTPQEQIDDCHIVVQDILKQNQMLEVELKTLLAEEGIVLIRYDQLTKEQKTFADKYFYDNIYPLLTPQGTDPAHPFPFISNLSLNLLVKANYPHSDHAYLNRIKVPIDSGVSPRFIKIGQDDLYVPIEDVIANNLDLLFPGMVIESCDFFRVTRNAITERDQEQANDLLSMIESALRDRKFAEIVRLEVNSNMSLALRGMLAAELNINEEKDVFEVEGLISKRHLMQIAQLDRHDLHFPPHQPVDHPELLGEDPNIFHIIREKGSILLQHPYESFDTSVERFIREASQDPKVLAIKMTLYRTAKQSRVIQYLIDAAQNGKQVAVVVELKARFDESANIRWARFLEEVGIHVTYGVVGLKTHSKVIFVVRKDFDGLHRYAHIGTGNYHAGTARGYSDLGLFTCDSVIGADLTDLFNYLTTGYTVARKYKKLLPCPNLLKKRLLEKIGRESKLQAEGKGGLIQLKTNALEDKDITSALYKASQAGVHVDLIVRDSCRLRPGIPGLSENVRVISIVGRFLEHSRIFYFHNGGQEEYFISSADLMKRNLESRVEVCTPVESPRLQALLREMLDIQLNNRYSCWEMQSDGSYVKLQAEQGENERSSFEHLIKNAEKRLKTTLQMVVKKGKSQLKKK, encoded by the coding sequence ATGTCTCTCGATGAACAGAAAAATCTTATAGAAAGTCAGCCGACTCAAGCGGAAAAACAAATTGCTACGGCGTTTGATCTGAACGCTTCGGAATGGTTCCTGAACAGAGAGTTGACTTGGTTGGAATTCAACCGTCGGGTTCTCCATGAAGGTCAGGATTCACGTAATCCCCTCCTGGAGCGGGTTTTTTTTCTCTCCGTCGTGGGTTCAAATCTTGATGAGTTTTTTATGAAACGTATCGGTGGGCTCAAGCAACTGGTCGGGGCCGGGGTCAAAAAACTGACTGTTGACGGACGGACACCGCAGGAGCAGATTGACGACTGCCATATTGTTGTTCAGGACATCTTAAAGCAGAACCAAATGTTGGAAGTGGAGTTGAAGACACTGCTCGCTGAAGAGGGTATTGTTCTTATCAGATACGACCAATTGACAAAAGAGCAGAAAACATTTGCCGACAAGTATTTTTACGATAATATATATCCTCTCTTAACGCCCCAGGGAACGGATCCGGCACATCCGTTTCCTTTTATTTCCAACCTATCCTTGAATCTTCTGGTCAAAGCGAACTACCCTCATTCGGATCACGCGTACCTCAACAGAATCAAGGTGCCGATCGATTCCGGTGTCTCTCCGCGATTTATAAAGATTGGGCAAGACGATTTATATGTCCCCATAGAGGATGTTATCGCCAACAATCTTGACTTGCTTTTTCCAGGTATGGTTATTGAATCGTGCGATTTTTTTCGGGTGACCAGAAATGCCATTACTGAACGAGACCAGGAGCAGGCTAATGATCTTTTATCTATGATCGAATCCGCCCTCCGGGACAGAAAATTTGCTGAGATCGTCCGGCTTGAGGTGAACTCGAATATGAGTCTGGCTCTGCGAGGTATGCTGGCTGCAGAGCTCAACATCAATGAAGAAAAGGATGTTTTTGAAGTTGAAGGCCTCATTTCTAAGCGGCACTTGATGCAGATTGCTCAACTTGACCGGCATGATTTGCACTTTCCGCCTCATCAACCCGTCGATCATCCGGAACTGCTTGGAGAGGATCCTAATATTTTCCATATTATAAGGGAAAAAGGTTCCATTCTTTTGCAGCATCCATACGAATCGTTTGATACTTCTGTAGAACGGTTTATAAGAGAGGCCAGTCAGGACCCCAAAGTGCTGGCCATTAAGATGACGCTTTACCGGACGGCCAAGCAATCCAGAGTCATACAATACCTGATCGATGCCGCCCAAAACGGTAAGCAGGTCGCTGTGGTTGTGGAATTGAAGGCGCGTTTTGATGAGTCGGCCAACATCCGCTGGGCCAGATTCCTGGAAGAGGTGGGGATCCATGTGACCTACGGGGTTGTGGGTTTGAAGACCCACTCAAAAGTTATCTTTGTGGTACGCAAGGATTTTGACGGTTTGCATCGTTACGCCCATATAGGAACCGGCAACTATCATGCCGGTACTGCCCGGGGATACAGCGACCTTGGTCTCTTCACCTGTGATTCAGTCATCGGTGCCGATCTTACGGATTTATTTAATTATCTGACGACCGGATATACGGTCGCCCGTAAGTACAAAAAGCTTTTACCCTGCCCCAATCTTTTGAAGAAAAGATTACTGGAGAAGATTGGCCGGGAGAGCAAGTTACAGGCTGAAGGGAAGGGAGGACTTATCCAATTAAAAACAAATGCCCTTGAAGATAAAGATATCACAAGTGCATTGTACAAGGCCTCCCAAGCCGGTGTTCACGTTGATCTCATCGTCCGTGATTCCTGTCGGCTGCGGCCGGGCATTCCAGGACTCTCTGAGAATGTTCGAGTTATTTCCATCGTCGGCCGGTTTCTGGAGCATTCAAGGATTTTTTATTTTCACAATGGCGGTCAGGAAGAATATTTCATATCTTCGGCCGACCTGATGAAACGAAACCTTGAGAGTCGGGTCGAGGTCTGCACGCCTGTCGAATCTCCGCGCCTGCAGGCCTTATTGCGGGAGATGCTCGATATCCAGCTGAACAACAGGTACAGTTGCTGGGAAATGCAAAGTGACGGTAGCTATGTCAAACTGCAGGCGGAGCAGGGTGAAAATGAACGCAGTTCTTTTGAGCACTTAATTAAAAATGCGGAAAAGAGGTTGAAAACAACACTCCAGATGGTGGTGAAGAAAGGCAAGTCTCAGTTAAAAAAGAAATAA
- a CDS encoding ribbon-helix-helix protein, CopG family: MVKTKKVNTSLRLHKKVLKELKILAIEKETSVQAIIENLIHEYIKKNKEKSE; the protein is encoded by the coding sequence ATGGTAAAAACCAAAAAGGTGAATACTTCTTTACGGCTTCACAAAAAAGTGCTCAAGGAACTTAAAATCCTGGCCATTGAAAAAGAGACCAGCGTTCAGGCCATTATTGAAAACCTGATTCATGAATACATTAAAAAGAACAAGGAAAAATCAGAATAA
- a CDS encoding CHAD domain-containing protein, protein MNLPPSQTFMLPAGINVKKINAALKDSNMTLMGSACEPEEGTVLDTFDATVYKSDALLIQTQFDLVRICWSGDVTVQTAPESEWQFARDLPQGPVRDLLLDQSPLRAFTPAGQVAIIQDTLSLLDDEQKTCCRVASVSLSRGKNTWSWLRTRPMRGYTDSHALICGILKKMEKSGLPADVLRLKISDYTSKPVIRLSENAPAKASLCTIVQTFLQVTRRNEPGLIDDLDTEFLHQWRVSLRKVRSVLTLFKGVVATETLDQLKQDFRDIMQDTNLMRDRDVYLLSKDDYFALVPPQAHPGLEVLFDLLQQDRDEAFGKVKAMLESKAYKKQIKSIQKLFANPKGLPKGPMADAPSKAFAADLVLKRYKKVCKLAGSITNKTPDETIHELRIQCKKLRYLIESAQPLFDVKQVKRLLKTLKGLQEHLGSFNDLSVQQATLAECLDRYPGTGPNAKALAESIGALTAMLYRKQLAERRMIIENLSRFYSPDTQDAFNALFDLKNTGTKQANTQVDS, encoded by the coding sequence ATGAATCTTCCTCCTTCGCAAACGTTTATGCTGCCGGCCGGCATCAATGTCAAAAAGATAAATGCCGCACTCAAGGATTCAAATATGACCCTTATGGGTAGTGCATGTGAGCCCGAAGAGGGAACTGTTCTGGATACCTTTGATGCGACGGTTTACAAGTCGGATGCCCTTTTAATTCAGACTCAATTCGATCTGGTCAGGATTTGCTGGTCAGGGGATGTAACAGTGCAGACCGCGCCGGAATCTGAATGGCAATTTGCCCGAGACCTTCCCCAGGGCCCTGTCAGGGATCTGCTTTTGGATCAATCCCCTTTGCGGGCGTTTACACCGGCAGGCCAGGTGGCCATCATCCAGGATACATTATCCCTTCTGGATGACGAACAAAAAACCTGCTGCCGCGTTGCATCGGTCTCTTTGAGCCGCGGGAAAAATACCTGGTCCTGGCTGCGGACCCGTCCCATGCGCGGTTACACTGACAGCCATGCGCTGATCTGCGGCATTTTGAAAAAAATGGAAAAATCAGGTCTTCCGGCAGATGTGCTTAGACTGAAAATTTCGGATTATACATCCAAGCCGGTGATTCGGCTGTCTGAAAATGCCCCAGCCAAGGCAAGTCTTTGCACCATTGTTCAGACTTTTTTGCAGGTGACACGCCGCAACGAACCCGGGCTTATTGATGATCTGGACACCGAGTTTCTCCACCAGTGGCGGGTCAGTCTGCGCAAAGTGCGTTCCGTGCTCACCCTGTTCAAAGGCGTGGTGGCCACCGAAACCCTTGACCAGCTCAAGCAGGATTTCAGGGATATTATGCAGGATACCAACCTGATGCGGGACCGGGATGTTTACCTTTTATCCAAGGATGATTATTTTGCCCTGGTTCCCCCCCAGGCCCACCCTGGCCTTGAGGTTCTTTTTGATCTGCTGCAACAGGATCGGGATGAGGCCTTTGGAAAGGTTAAGGCCATGCTTGAATCCAAGGCTTACAAAAAACAGATAAAGTCCATTCAGAAATTATTTGCAAATCCCAAAGGTTTGCCCAAAGGGCCTATGGCCGATGCCCCGTCCAAGGCTTTTGCTGCAGATCTGGTTTTGAAACGATATAAAAAGGTGTGCAAGCTTGCCGGGAGTATAACCAATAAAACCCCGGATGAGACCATTCATGAACTGCGCATCCAGTGCAAAAAATTGCGGTACCTGATTGAATCGGCCCAGCCCTTATTTGACGTCAAACAGGTAAAACGCCTGCTTAAAACCCTTAAAGGGCTGCAGGAGCATCTGGGAAGTTTCAATGACCTGTCTGTCCAGCAGGCCACCCTGGCCGAGTGCCTTGACCGTTATCCGGGCACCGGCCCCAATGCCAAAGCCCTGGCCGAAAGCATCGGGGCGTTGACGGCCATGCTTTATCGCAAACAGCTGGCAGAGCGCCGGATGATTATTGAAAATCTGTCCCGATTTTACAGCCCGGATACACAGGATGCGTTTAACGCCCTGTTTGATTTAAAAAATACAGGGACCAAACAAGCCAACACCCAGGTTGATTCATAA